Proteins encoded within one genomic window of Triticum aestivum cultivar Chinese Spring chromosome 2D, IWGSC CS RefSeq v2.1, whole genome shotgun sequence:
- the LOC123048992 gene encoding uncharacterized protein, with product MESSWGVGGVVCHLQCEISSVEVTGLGCTGALFLRCHVPAGGGRTIQIDSQSAEAERRAGDRSTSTDVVSWRDVASLACDGSPACVRELADTRSVVFEVRRRQKKIMGRAGSSELLGRAEVAWRDVGVPAVERRVALAVSGRSKGGAARNDPAPVMSVRMSVRVLETTAPVRRNVDSQRETCGCEWSAGGSDDVYGVAACGIADDAGE from the coding sequence ATGGAAAGCAGCTGGGGTGTCGGTGGCGTCGTTTGCCATCTCCAGTGCGAGATCAGCTCCGTCGAGGTCACGGGACTCGGCTGCACCGGTGCGCTCTTCCTCCGGTGCCACGTCCCCGCGGGCGGCGGCAGGACGATCCAGATCGACAGCCAAAGCGCCGAGGCCGAGCGCCGCGCCGGCGACCGATCCACATCGACCGACGTGGTCTCGTGGCGCGACGTGGCGTCGCTGGCGTGCGACGGCTCGCCGGCGTGCGTGCGGGAGCTCGCGGACACGAGGAGCGTGGTGTTCGAGGTgcggaggaggcagaagaagatcATGGGGCGCGCCGGGTCGTCGGAGCTGCTTGGCCGCGCCGAGGTTGCATGGAGGGACGTCGGTGTCCCGGCGGTGGAGCGGCGAGTCGCGCTTGCCGTGTCCGGCCGGAGCAAAGGCGGGGCAGCCCGGAACGATCCCGCGCCGGTGATGTCGGTGAGGATGAGCGTGCGCGTGTTGGAGACGACTGCGCCCGTCCGCCGGAACGTGGACTCGCAGCGGGAGACTTGTGGGTGCGAGTGGAGCGCCGGCGGGAGCGACGATGTGTACGGAGTGGCTGCGTGCGGCATCGCAGATGACGCGGGCGAGTAG